In Cellulomonas sp. JZ18, the DNA window GGGTTCGGCGACGGCGGCTTCGACGGCGGCTTCTGATGCCGCTGCGGCGTCTGGCCAGACGGTTTTCCGGTACGAACGAGAGGCACGGGACGATGACGGAGAAGCAGTCCATCTTCGGGCGGATCACGCAGCTGGCGCGGGCGAACATCAACGCCCTGCTGGACCAGGCCGAGGACCCGCAGAAGATGCTCGACCAGCTGGTGCGCGACTACACGAACTCGATCGCGGACGCCGAGAAGGCGATCGCGCAGACGATCGGCAACCTGCGCCTGGCCGAGCAGGACTACAACGAGGACGTCCGCGCCGCCCGCGAGTGGGGGCAGAAGGCGCTGGCCGCCTCGTCGGCCGCCGACCAGGCCCGCGCGCAGGGCGACACCGTCAAGGCGGACCGGTTCGACAACCTGGCCAAGGTCGCGATCGGCAAGCAGATCACCGCCGAGCAGGAGGTCCGCGACGCGGAGCCCATCATCGCCTCGCAGCGCGAGACGGTCGAAAAGCTCAAGAGCGGCCTCGCGCAGATGAAGGACAAGCTCGGCCAGCTCAAGCAGCGTCGCGACACGCTCGTCGCGCGGCAGAAGTCGGCGCAGGCGCAGCAGCAGGTGCAGCAGGCCATCGGCTCGATCAACGTCCTCGACCCGACGAGCGAGCTGGCCCGCTTCGAGGAGAAGGTGCGCCGCGAGGAGGCCATGGCGCTCGGCCAGGCGGAGATCGCGGCGTCCTCGCTGGACTCGCAGTTCGCCGAGCTCGAGTCCGCCGGTGAGCAGCTCGAGATCGAGGCGCGCCTCATGGCCCTCAAGCAGGGCTCCGCCCCGCGTCAGCTCGAGGGCACGCAGGTCACGCCCGAGATCGAGGCCTGACCCCACGGACGACGACGGGCGTGCGACCCCACCGGGGTCGCACGCCCGTCGTGCGTCTCGGGCGCGACGGGTGCACGGCGGCAGCCCGTCCTGCCGGACCTCAGACCGGGACGCGCACCGCGGCGCGGGCGCGGACGACGCCGACGAAGCCCTCGGCGAGCGCACGGCCCGCGGCCTCCACCTCGTCGGCGCGGGCGTCGAGCTGGGCGAGCAGGGCCGCGGTGTCGACGTCGTCGTGGGCCTCGGCCCAGGCCGCCATGGTCCCGCGGCTCGCCTCGGGGTGGAACTGCACGCCCCAGGCCGAACCGATGCGGAACGCCTGGAACGGGTACGTCGAGGACGACGCGAGCCACACGGCCCCGCGCGGCAGGTCGACCACCGCGTCGGCGTGCATGCTCGGCTGCGGCGTCGTGCGGCCGCGGCCCGCCGCGAGCGCGAGGGCCGACAGGAGCGCGTCCTGCTCGGCCTCGGGCCGCCACCGCACGTCGACGACGCCGGCCTCGCGCCCGGGGGCGCCGCGACCTCGACCTGACCGCCACGGGCCACGGCGAGGAGCTGGGCGCCGAGGCAGATGCCGAGCGCCGGCACGTCGGTGGCGCTGACGACGGCGAGCAGGGCGCGCAGGGCGGGCAGCCACGGGGCACAGCTGTCGTCGTGGGCGTTCATCTGGCCGCCGAGCACGACGAGGCCGTCGCCCACCTCGGTGGGACCGGGGACGGGGTCCCCGAGGTCGGCGCGGACGAGGTGGACGTCGACGTCCCGCAGCCAGTCGGCGAAGCGGTCGAGCGTCACGTCGGGGGAGCTCTGCACGACGGTCACGCGCGGTCGGCGCGCGTCGCGCGGGCCGTCGTCGCGGCCCTCCGCGGGACCGCCGGTGGCGAGCACGCGGTCGGTGGTGTATGCGGTCACGCTTCCACGGTAGCCGCGTCGCCGCGCGGGACCGAAGGGCCAGGTCACATGTCCATCACGATCCCGGCGGCGCCCGGCTCGTCCCGCCGCGTCCGTTTCGGCGGACCGGCGCGTCCAGCCAACTCCCAGGTTCGCCCGTCCGGTCGGCGCCTGCTCCCAGGCGCCTCCCAGCGCGCGGCGCGAGACTGTGGCCATGAGCACCACGACCGGCGGCACCGAGGCCCGTCTCCTCGTCGTCGACGACGAGCCGAACATCCGCGAGCTGCTGGCCACCTCGCTGCGGTTCGCCGGCTTCGAGGTGCACGCCGCCGCCGACGGCGGGTCCGCCCTGCGGCTCGCGCGCGACACCGACCCGGACCTCGTCGTGCTCGACGTCATGCTGCCGGACATGGACGGGTTCACCGTCACGCGCCGTCTGCGCGAGAAGGGGCAGCACGTGCCGGTGCTGTTCCTCACGGCCCGCGACGACACCGCGGACAAGGTGCAGGGCCTGACGGTCGGCGGCGACGACTACGTGACGAAGCCGTTCAGCCTGGAGGAGGTCGTCGCGCGCATCCGGGCGATCCTGCGCCGCACCGCGCCCGACGAGGGCCTGGGCTCCTCGGTGCTGCGGTACGCCGACCTCGAGCTCGACGACGACACCCACGAGGTGCGGCGTGCCGGCCACCTGGTCGACCTGTCCCCCACCGAGTTCAAGCTGCTGCGCTACCTCATGCTCAACCCGAACCGGGTGCTGTCGAAGACGCAGATCCTCGACCACGTGTGGCAGTACGACTGGGGCGGCGACGCGAACATCGTCGAGTCCTACATCTCCTACCTGCGGCGCAAGATCGACCAGCTCACCGGGCCGGACGGCGAGCGGCTGCCGCCGCTGATCCACACGAAGCGGGGCGTGGGGTACCTGCTGCGCGAGTCGACGTGACGGCCGCCGGTGCGCCGGGCGGACCTGGTCCGCACGGGTCCGCCCCGGGCGAGGACCGCGACCCGCGCCCGGGCGCCGGCGGGACGACCTCGGCCGCGTCGACGCCCGGTGCACGACCGGCCGGCGGACCGTCCGCGGGGCCCGGCGCCCTCGCGCGCCTGCGCACCGCCTGGGCGACCGTGCCGCTCGTGCGGCGCCTGGTCGCGATCATCGTCGTGCTGCTCGGTGCGGGCCTCGTGCTCGCCGGCGCGGCGAGCACGACCCTGCTGCGCCGCACGCTCGTCGAGCAGACGGACGCGAAGCTGCGGGACGAGGGCCGCCGGCTGGCGCAGCAGACCGTCGACGCGCTGTCGGGGATGCCCGGGCTGGACGCCGTGGGCCCCTCCGACTACTACGTGCAGGCGCGGATCGGCGCCGTCGACGTCCCGCTCATCGGCCGCGCGCCGACGCTCGCCGAGTACGGGCGCCCGCACGTGCCCGACCTGACCGTCTCGCAGGCTGCCGCCCGCGCCGGCGAGCCGTACACGGTCGCGTCCTCCCGGCCCGGGTCGCGCTGGCGCACGGTGACGTTCCCCCTCGAGGACGGCAGCGGCTACATCACGGTGGCGCTGCCGCAGCGCGACCTCGACCGCGCCGTCGTCTCGCTCTCCCGGATCCTGCTGCTGAGCGGTACCGCGATCGTCCTGCTCGGCGCCGCGACCGGCACGTGGGCGGTACGCCGCTCGCTGCGTCCGCTCGACGAGATCGAGGACACCGCCGCGGCCATCGCGGCGGGCGAGCTCTCCCGGCGCGTGCCGACCGCGCCCACGACGACCGAGGTCGGGCGGCTGGGTGCCGCGCTCAACGGCATGCTCGCCCAGATCGAGCAGGCGTTCGACGCGCGCACGACCTCCGAGGCGCGCATGCGGCGCTTCGTCGCGGACGCGTCCCACGAGCTGCGCACGCCGCTGGCGACCATCCGCGGGTACGCGGAGCTGTACCGCATGGGCGCCACGACGACGCCGGAGCAGGTGGACGACACCATGCGCCGCATCGAGGGCTCCGCGACGCGCATGGGCTCGCTCGTGGAGGACCTGCTCGCGCTCGCGCGCCTCGACGAGGGCCGGCCGGGCCGGCTCGGGCCCGTGGACCTGACGGTGCTGGCCGCCGACGCCGTGAGCGACCTGCGTGCACTCGACCCGGAGCGGCCGGTGCGGCTGGAGACGGCCGGGTCCGGACCGGTGCTGGTGCAGGGCGACGAGGCGCGGCTGCGGCAGGTCCTGGCGAACCTCGTCGGCAACGCCGTGCAGCACACGCCGGCCGGCACGCCCGTGGAGGTGCGCGTCGGACCGGGCGAGCCGGGTGCGGACGCGCCGCGCACCGCGGTGCTCGAGGTCCGCGACCACGGGCCGGGCATCGCGCCGGAGCACGCCGCCCGGGTCTTCGAGCGCTTCTACCGCGTGGACGCCTCGCGCACGCGCGAGTCCGGTGGCTCCGGGCTGGGCATGGCGATCGTCGCCGCGATCGTGACGTCCCACGACGGGCAGGTCGGCATCTCGCAGACGCCGGGCGGCGGCACGACCGTGCACGTGGTGCTGCCCGTGGACGGCCCGGCCGGCGGCACCCCGGGCCCTGGCCGTGAGGGCGCGCGCGCCGAGGGTGCCGCCGAGGACCCGGGCGCGCGTCCGGCTCGCGGGACCACGGATGCCCTTCCGCCGTCGGACGTGGCTACGATGACGCGTCCTACGTCACCGTCGTGAGGCATGTTCCATGGGCGTCCATGACGCACCGGCCTGGCTCCTGCCGGCCTTCTCCCGCAGCGTGGTCGGAGCCGGCGGCACCGCGTCGGCCGAGGAGATCCGGCGTACCGGGGAGGACCTCCTCGACCGCTGGTCCCGTCCCGAGCGCCACTTCCACAACGTCAAGCACCTGGTGGACGTGCTCGCGCGCGTCGACGAGCTCGACGAGGAGGCGCACGAGCCCGACCTCGTCCGCCTCGCCGCCTGGTACCACGGGGCCGTGTTCGACTCGGCGGAGCGCAAGGCGTACGCCAACAAGGGCGGGGAGGACGAGGCCGCGAGCGCACGGCTCGCCCGCGAGCAGCTCACGGCGCTCGGGGTCCCCGACGCCCGGGCGCAGCGGGTCGCCGACCTGGTCTCCGCGCTGGTGCGCCACTCCCCCGACCGCCACGACATCGACTGCGCGGTCCTCTGCGACGCGGACCTCGCGATGCTCGCCGCCGAGCCGCAGCGGTACAAGGCCTACCTGAAGGACGTGCGGGCCGAGTACGCGCACCTGCCGCTCGAGGACTACGTGCGTGCCCGGACCCGCATCCTGCGCAAGCTCCTGGCACGCCCCTCGCTGTTCGTCAGCCCGCTCGCCCAGCCCTGGGAGGAGCCGGCGCGGCAGAACGTGTCCGCCGAGCTCCAGCGGTTGGAGAAGGAGCTGACGCGCCTCGAGGAGGCCGCCCGGGACGACCCGGCCCCACCCAGTGGCGGGCACGGGCAGGGCCCGCAGACCCCGCCCGGCGTCGGCACCCCCCAGCCCGCGCACCCGCGCTGAGGCCACGCCGGCGTGGGCAGCGGGTCGCGCGGGCGGCACGCCCCGGGCGGCCCGCGTCAGTGCGTGAACAGCCGCGCCGCGTGGGCCTCGGCGTCGGCGTAGGTGCGCGCGGCCGACTGCATCGCGGTGGCGATCTGCGCGAGCGACTGCTCGACGCGCGCCTGCGTCGCGGTCCACTCCGCGACGAGCGCCGAGAACGCCCCGGCCGCGCCGCCCCGCCACGACGCCTGCAGCTCCGTGAGCTGGCGCTGCATGCCGGCGACCTCCGCCTGGATCGTCGCCGCGCGGGCCATCACCGCCGCGGCCGACCCGTCGAGGTGTGCGGCGTCGACCTCGTACCTGCTCATGGGACCTCCTCCACGCCCGTCGCGGCCGCCCGGCGGCGACCCGTCGACGACGGACGCGCCGACGCTAGGAGCAGGAGGGGCCGCCGTCGCCGGCCCGCCGGCGGACGGTGCGCACCACGACCGTCGCCCGGGCTGTGGTCGGCTCGGGCTGTGGTCGGCTGGGATCCGGTCGGCTCAGGCTGTGGTCGGCTCAGGCTGTGGTCGGCTCGGGCTGTGGTCGGCTGGGCTCCGGTCGGCTCGGCGGGCGTCGGCGCAGACGCGACGTACGCTCGCCCGGTGACCGTGCTCCTCGACCCGCCGCTGTGGCCCCGCCACGGCACCGTGTGGGGGCACCTGGTCAGCGACGCGTCCTACGACGAGCTGCACGCGTTCGCGTCCCGGGCGGGCATCCCGCGCCGGGCGTTCGACCGCGACCACTACGACGTGCCCGCCGAGCGCTGGGACGAGCTGGTCCGGCTCGGGGCGGTCCCGGTGGGGACCCGTGAGCTCGTCCGCCGCCTGCGCGCCTCGGGCCTGCGCGTGCCGGGGCGCGACCGGAGGACGGACGCGGGGACCGCCGACCACCCCTGAGCGGTGTCCGCCCTCCGCGGTGTCGCTCCGCACGGCCGAGCCGTCCGCGCCGCTACCGCCCCGCCGCGAGGGCAGCCCGCCAGCCACCGGTGTCGGTGATGTCGGCACCGGCAGCCGCCGCCTCGGCCGTGCACCCGAAGCCGACCACCCACGTCCCGTCGGCGAGCTCGACGCGTCCGAGGGTCATGGGCGCCGGCAGGTCGGCGAGGAACGCGCCCAGCGCACCGGGCGACAGCCGCCACACCTCCCCCGCGACCGGCGCGCCGGCACCGGGCCCGACGCGGACCAGTCCGGGCTTGCGGGGCGACGTCGCCAGCGCGACGAGCCGGTAGGCGTCCGAGGTCGTCACGGCCCGCTCGAAGCGCGCACCGAGGTCCGCGAGCTGGCCCTGCAGCGGCTGCCCGCGCAGGTGCGCCCCGACGACCAGCAGCTCGACCGTGCCGTCCACGAGCAGCGGGGCGAGGACGGGGACCTCGTCCGCCGCGCCGCCGCCCGCACCCCCGGCCCCTGCGGACCGTCGTCGTGGCCCGGGGCCGTCAGGCGCGCGGCGAGGTCGAGCGCGAGCTGGTCCTCGCCGCCGCGGGCGAGCACGGTGACGCCGAACGGCCCGCCGTCCGCCTCGCCGGCGGGCACGGCGACCGCGGCGAGGTCGAGCAGGTTGACGAAGTTCGTGTACGTGCCGAGCCGCCGGTTGACCCCGACCGGGTCGGCCTGCACGGCCGCGATGGTCGGGTGCTCGGTCGTGGTGGGCAGCAGGAGCAGGTCGCAGCCGTCGAGCGTGCGCGCGAGCTCGGCACGGGCCGCGTCGAGCCGCAGGCGGTCGCGCACGTAGTCGGCCGCGGTGACGCGGCCACCGGCGAGGACGATGGCGGCGACGGTCGGGTCGGCGTCGGCCGGCCCGGTGGCGAGGAAGTCCCCGACTGCGGCGTACCGCTCCGCGACGATCGCGCCGTCGTAGAGCAGGCGTGCCGCGGCGAGCATGCCGGAGACGTCGACCTCGACGGTGCGCCCGCCGACCGTGCGCACGCGCCGGACGGCGGCCGCGAACGCGTCCCGCCAGGCGGGCGAGAGCGGCGCCAGGTCCTCGGCGCGCGGCACCGCGACGACGGGGGCGTCCCGCAGCGCGACGCGCACGTCGGCCGGCCAGGTCCGCGGGGCGACGCCCCCGGCACCGACCATGAGCCGCGTCGCGAGCGCGCCGAGGGCGAGGTCCCGGGTGAACGTCGTGACGACGTCGTACGACGCGCACGCCGGCACGACGCCGTCCGTCGGCACGAGGCCGACGCTCGTCTTGATGCCGACGAGGCCGTGGAACGCCGCCGGCACGCGGCCGGACCCGGCGGTGTCGGTGCCGATCCCGATGTCGGCGGCACCGAGCGCGACGGCGACGGCCGACCCGGAGGACGACCCCCCGGACACGCGCTCGGGCAGGGTCGCGTGCCGGACGGCGCCGTACGGGCTGCGCGTGCCGACGAGGCCCGTCGCGAACTGGTCGAGGTTCGTCTTGCCGAGCACGACCGCGCCCGCGTCCACCAGCGCCTGCACGGCGGGTGCGGTGCGCGCGGCCGGTCCGGGACGCCCGGCGGGGTGGGTGGCGTAGGACGGGCACCCGGCGGTCGTGGGCAGGCCCGCGACGTCCACGTTGTCCTTGACCGCGAGCACGAGGCCGGCCAGCGGCAGCTCCTCCCCGCGGCCACGCGGGCGTCGACGGCGGCGGCGGCCGCGAGCGCGTCGGCCTCGGGCACGACGGCGATCCACACCTCGGGCCGGTCGACCTCCCGCATGCGGGCGTACGCGGCGCGCACCCGCGCCTGCGCCGGGCCCTGGGGTGCGCGGTCCTCGCCCGCCGGTGCCGCGTCGACGACGCGCGCCGTCGACGTCGCGGCGCTCACGCGTCCACCGCCAGCACCGCGAGCGGCGCCCCGGGCCCGACGTGCTGCCCCGGTTCCACGAGCACCCGCACCACCCTCCCGTCGGACGGTGAGGGCACCGCCAGCTCCAGCTTCATGGCCTCCAGCGCGACGAGCAGGTCGCCCGCGCGCACGTCCGCCCCGCGGCGGCCTCGACCCGCCAGACGGAGCCGACCATCGGCGCCTCGACGAGCACGTGCCCGTCGAGCAGCTCGACCTCGGCGTCGACGACCCCGTGCGCGACCGCGGGCGCCTCCTCCTCGGGTGCCGCGTCGAGCTCGCCCGCGGCGGCCCACGCGTCGCGCTCGGCAGCGAACGCGGCGGCCTGGTGCGCGCGGAACGCGGCGATGTCCTCCGCGTGCTCGGTGAGCAGCGCGAGGTGCTCCCGGTAGGAGAACGTGCCGTGCTCGACCTGCACCTCGAGCCGCCCGGCGGCGAACGCCACGCGCTGCTCGGCGAGCTCCTCGGCGCCGACGGGGTGCCAGACGATCCGGTCGAAGAACCGCAGCAGCCACGGCGTCCCGGGCTCGAACACGCCGTGCTGGCGGTGCCCGGACCAGATGGGCACGGTCCGCCCGACCAGCTGGTACCCGCCGGGCGAGTCCATGCCGTACACGCACAGGTACTGGCCGCCCAGGCCGACCGTGTCGGCGGCCGTCCACGTGCGCGCCGGGTTGTACTTCGTCGTCATGAGCCGGTGCCGCGGGTCGAGCGGCACCGCGAGCGGCGCGCCCAGGTAGACGTCGCCCAGCCCGAGGACGAGGTACTCGGCCTCCGTCATGGTCCGCAGCACGTCCTCGCCCGACGCCAGCCCGTTGACGCGCCGCACGAACTCGACGTTGGACGGCAGCCACGGCGCCTCGGGCCGCACGCCGACCGTGTAGCGCGCGATCGCGTCGGCGACGACCGGGTCGTCGAACGAGAACGGCAGGTGGATGCGCCGCGACGGCACCTCCAGGTCCGCGGTGGCGGGCAGGTCGGCCTCCAGCGCGACGAGCACGTCGACGAGCGCACGCACGGTCAGCAGCGCCGGGTCGACGTGCACGTGCAGGCTGCGCACGCCGGGCGTGATGTCGACGACGCCGGGCAGCGCGCGCGCCCGCAGCGCCTCGCCGAGCGCGTGCACCCGCATCCGCAGGCCGAGGTCGAGCACCATCGGGCCGTACTCGACCAGCACGTTGTCGTCGGCGCCGCGCAGGTAGACGACGTCGGGGCGGCCGAGCGGGTCGGCGGGGTCGCCGGCGACGCGGGCGAGGACGCCGTCGTCGCCGTCCGGGCCGGTCGCCAGGTCGGCGGGCACGGACGCCGCCGCCCGCCGGACCGTCGAGGTGCGCAGCGCGTCCGCCGTCGCCTCGGGCACCGGCACCAGCCGCACGGTGTCGCCGGGGCGGATCTGGCCCATCTTCCAGCGGTGCCCGGCGACCACGGTGACCGGGCACGCGAACCCGCCGAGCGACGGCCCGTCCGGTCCGAGCAGGATCGGGGTGTCGCCCGAGACGTTGAGCGCGCCGACGGAGTACGGGTTGTCGTGCAGGTTGGACGGGTGCAGCCCGGCCTCCCCGCCGTCCGGGCGGGCCCACCGCGGCTTCGGGCCGGTCAGGCGGATGCCGGTGCGGTTGGCGTGCGTCTGCACCTGCCACGTGGCGTCGTAGAGCATGTCCATGTCGTCGGGGGTGAAGTACGTCGGCGCGGGCTGCGGGCCCTCCTGCACGGCGAGCTCCCACGCGTGGACGAGCTGCGGCCGCGCCTCCTCGGGGACCGCGACGGGCGTCGGCGCGTCGCCGACCGGCGCCGCCGGGACCAGGACGTCCCCGGTGGCGAGCGCCCGCCCGGTGTACCCCCCGAAGCCGCCGAGCGAGAACGTCGACGCCGACCCCAGGTACTCGGGCACGTCGAGCCCACCGCGCAGCAGCACGTACGTGCGCAGGCCGGTCCCCGTCGGGGCGCCGACGTCGAGCACCGCCCCCGCGGGCACCTCGACCGGCTCCCACTGCGGCACGGTCGCGCCGTCCACCGTCACGGGCGCGTCGGCCCCGGTCACGCACACGACCGTCGCGTGGCTGAACCGCAGACGGGGCCCCTGCAGCGTGCACTCCAGGCCGGGCGCCCCCTCGGGGTTGCCGAGCGCGACGTTGCCGAGCCGGAACGACAGGTCGTCCATCGGGCCGGACGGGCTGATGCCGACGTCCCAGTGCCCGAGCCGGCCGGGCCAGTCCTGGACCGTCGTCATGACGCCGGGACGCAGCACCTCGACCCACGGCTCGTCGTCGGTGACGTGCGCGAGCGTGCCGGTCGTGTGCGTCGCGTCGACGAACGCCTCCTCGGCGACCGCGGCGCGCAGCAGCGGCAGGTTGGTGACGACACCCGCGACCGAGGTGCCTGCGAGCGCGTCCGTGGCGGCCGCGAGGGCGGCGTCGCGGTCGTCCGCGTGCACGATCACCTTGGCGAGCATCGGGTCGTAGTGGCTCGTGACCTCCTGCCCCGTCTCGGCCCACGCGTCGACGCGCACGCCCTCGGGGTAGACCACCTCGGTGAGCAGGCCCGCGCACGGCTGGTAGCCGCGGCGGGGGTCCTCGGCGTAGACACGGGCCTCGACGGCGTGGCCGCGGCGCGCCGGGCCGTCGTCGGGGAGCGCGGCGAGCTCGTCGCGCAGGTCCGCGTCGCCGCGCGCGAGGCGCAGCATCCAGCCGACGAGGTCGACGCCGGTGATCGCCTCGGTCACCGGGTGCTCGACCTGCAGGCGCGTGTTGACCTCGAGGAAGGAGACCTCCTGGCGGTCGACGTCGTAGACGTACTCGACCGTCCCGGCCGAGCGGTAGGCGACCGAGGCCGTCAGGGCACGCGCGGACGTCGCGAGCGCGTCCCGGACCGCGTCCGGCAGCCCGGGCGCCGGCGCCTCCTCGACGACCTTCTGGTTGCGGCGCTGCAGCGAGCAGTCCCGGTCCCCGAGGCTGACGACCCTCCCGGCGCCGTCGCCGAACACCTGCACCTCCAGGTGCCGCGCGCGCCGCACGAAGCGCTCCAGGAACACCCCGCCGGACCCGAAGCTCGCCTGCGCGAGCCGCTGCACGCGTGCGTACGCCTCGCGCAGCTCGTCCGGGCCGTCGCACGCCTGCATGCCGATGCCGCCGCCCCCGCCGACGGCCTTGAGCATGACGGGGTAGCCGACGGCGTCCGCGGCGGCGAGGGCGGCGTCGGCGTCGTCCAGCAGACCGCTGCCCGCGATGAGCGGGACACCGGCCGCGCGCGCGGCCTCCCGGGCGCGGTGCTTGTCGCCGAACACCTCCAGGTGCGCGGGCGTCGGACCGACGAAGGCGAGGCCCGCCTCCTCGACCGCGGCCGCGAACGCTGCGTTCTCCGACAGGAACCCGTAACCGGGGTGGATCGCGCCGGCACCGGTGGCGAGCGCCGCCTCGAGCACCGCGTCGGCGCGCAGGTACGACTCGGCGGCGGGCGCCGGGCCGAGGCGGACCGCCTCGTCGGCGAGTCGCACGTGCGGGGCGGCGGCGTCGGCGTCGGAGAAGACGGCGACGGTGCGCAGGCCCAGCGCGGACGCGGTCCGCAGGATCCGGACGGCGATCTCGCCGCGGTTGGCCACGAGCAGGGTGTCGAACACGGCGGCCCCTCGGGTCGGTCCGGCGCGGGGCCGGAGGACGACCGGGGCTGTATACACCCCGGTATCCGGGACCGTAGGAGGGTGGTGTTTCGCCCCGAGCGTCCGGCCGTGAACGCTG includes these proteins:
- a CDS encoding HAMP domain-containing sensor histidine kinase, producing the protein MTAAGAPGGPGPHGSAPGEDRDPRPGAGGTTSAASTPGARPAGGPSAGPGALARLRTAWATVPLVRRLVAIIVVLLGAGLVLAGAASTTLLRRTLVEQTDAKLRDEGRRLAQQTVDALSGMPGLDAVGPSDYYVQARIGAVDVPLIGRAPTLAEYGRPHVPDLTVSQAAARAGEPYTVASSRPGSRWRTVTFPLEDGSGYITVALPQRDLDRAVVSLSRILLLSGTAIVLLGAATGTWAVRRSLRPLDEIEDTAAAIAAGELSRRVPTAPTTTEVGRLGAALNGMLAQIEQAFDARTTSEARMRRFVADASHELRTPLATIRGYAELYRMGATTTPEQVDDTMRRIEGSATRMGSLVEDLLALARLDEGRPGRLGPVDLTVLAADAVSDLRALDPERPVRLETAGSGPVLVQGDEARLRQVLANLVGNAVQHTPAGTPVEVRVGPGEPGADAPRTAVLEVRDHGPGIAPEHAARVFERFYRVDASRTRESGGSGLGMAIVAAIVTSHDGQVGISQTPGGGTTVHVVLPVDGPAGGTPGPGREGARAEGAAEDPGARPARGTTDALPPSDVATMTRPTSPS
- a CDS encoding WXG100 family type VII secretion target, whose protein sequence is MSRYEVDAAHLDGSAAAVMARAATIQAEVAGMQRQLTELQASWRGGAAGAFSALVAEWTATQARVEQSLAQIATAMQSAARTYADAEAHAARLFTH
- a CDS encoding PspA/IM30 family protein, translated to MTEKQSIFGRITQLARANINALLDQAEDPQKMLDQLVRDYTNSIADAEKAIAQTIGNLRLAEQDYNEDVRAAREWGQKALAASSAADQARAQGDTVKADRFDNLAKVAIGKQITAEQEVRDAEPIIASQRETVEKLKSGLAQMKDKLGQLKQRRDTLVARQKSAQAQQQVQQAIGSINVLDPTSELARFEEKVRREEAMALGQAEIAASSLDSQFAELESAGEQLEIEARLMALKQGSAPRQLEGTQVTPEIEA
- a CDS encoding amidase family protein produces the protein MDVAGLPTTAGCPSYATHPAGRPGPAARTAPAVQALVDAGAVVLGKTNLDQFATGLVGTRSPYGAVRHATLPERVSGGSSSGSAVAVALGAADIGIGTDTAGSGRVPAAFHGLVGIKTSVGLVPTDGVVPACASYDVVTTFTRDLALGALATRLMVGAGGVAPRTWPADVRVALRDAPVVAVPRAEDLAPLSPAWRDAFAAAVRRVRTVGGRTVEVDVSGMLAAARLLYDGAIVAERYAAVGDFLATGPADADPTVAAIVLAGGRVTAADYVRDRLRLDAARAELARTLDGCDLLLLPTTTEHPTIAAVQADPVGVNRRLGTYTNFVNLLDLAAVAVPAGEADGGPFGVTVLARGGEDQLALDLAARLTAPGHDDGPQGPGVRAAARRTRSPSSPRCSWTARSSCWSSGRTCAGSRCRASSRTSVRASSGP
- a CDS encoding type 1 glutamine amidotransferase encodes the protein MRWRPEAEQDALLSALALAAGRGRTTPQPSMHADAVVDLPRGAVWLASSSTYPFQAFRIGSAWGVQFHPEASRGTMAAWAEAHDDVDTAALLAQLDARADEVEAAGRALAEGFVGVVRARAAVRVPV
- a CDS encoding DUF4031 domain-containing protein, which gives rise to MTVLLDPPLWPRHGTVWGHLVSDASYDELHAFASRAGIPRRAFDRDHYDVPAERWDELVRLGAVPVGTRELVRRLRASGLRVPGRDRRTDAGTADHP
- a CDS encoding response regulator transcription factor, which gives rise to MSTTTGGTEARLLVVDDEPNIRELLATSLRFAGFEVHAAADGGSALRLARDTDPDLVVLDVMLPDMDGFTVTRRLREKGQHVPVLFLTARDDTADKVQGLTVGGDDYVTKPFSLEEVVARIRAILRRTAPDEGLGSSVLRYADLELDDDTHEVRRAGHLVDLSPTEFKLLRYLMLNPNRVLSKTQILDHVWQYDWGGDANIVESYISYLRRKIDQLTGPDGERLPPLIHTKRGVGYLLREST